A window from Salvia miltiorrhiza cultivar Shanhuang (shh) chromosome 2, IMPLAD_Smil_shh, whole genome shotgun sequence encodes these proteins:
- the LOC131009654 gene encoding uncharacterized protein LOC131009654 — MPRRKDLSSFERVVTIQSLLEGSKSGKPDRGKITAAVQKWSYLSKRSTIRRLACGIKCSKSTVGRWIKYGLIRAHSNAIKSDLTAPNKLLRLRFSLEALEYDMILRSLTFKSMHNTIHIDEKWFYITKSAQRFYLTPEEIEPHRTCKKKKLITNVMFMCDVCRPVFGVDGSRLFDGKIENFPFTELVPTKRNSKNRAAGTMEWKPIQSITKQVVKDCLINQIVPAIKAKWPANASKTIYIQQDNVRPHIQDSDPDFRAIASADGFDIHLVHQPPNSPDTNINDLGCFRAIQSLQTELVCTNMDDLVNVVINSCNELSPNTLNKVFLSMQSCMVEILKVKGRNSYKIPHLWNDALIRQDMLPLNLQVLSELVRECISYLIGNGALSINDTLMKELGVHAGCTDEIEMMVRHLQLQGIEVM, encoded by the exons ATGCCTAGAAGGAAAGATCTTTCTTCCTTTGAGAGAGTTGTCACCATCCAATCCCTTCTTGAAGGAAGCAAAAGTGGAAAACCTGATAGAGGCAAGATAACTGCTGCGGTGCAAAAGTGGAGCT ATTTGTCAAAAAGATCTACTATTAGAAGGCTAGCATGTGGGATTAAATGCAGTAAAAGCACTGTAGGCAGGTGGATAAAATATGGACTGATCAGGGCTCATTCAAATGCGATAAAATCCGATCTTACAGCTCCAAACAAGTTGCTTAGGCTACGATTTTCcttagaagctctagaatatgaCATGATTCTTAGGAGTTTGACATTTAAAAGCATGCACAACACAATACACattgatgagaaatggttctATATCACAAAAAGTGCACAAAGGTTCTATTTGACTCCTGAAGAGATAGAACCTCACAGGACATGCAAGAAAAAGAAGCTCATCACCAATGTGATGTTCATGTGTGATGTATGTAGGCCAGTTTTTGGGGTTGATGGTAGCCGCTTGTTTgatggaaaaattgaaaattttccaTTCACTGAATTGGTGCCAACCAAAAGAAACAGTAAGAATAGGGCTGCAGGTACAATGGAATGGAAACCAATTCAAAGCATCACCAAACAAGTAGTGAAAGATTGCCTAATCAACCAG atTGTTCCTGCTATTAAAGCAAAGTGGCCAGCAAATGCTAGCAAAACCATCTATATACAGCAAGATAATGTTAGGcctcacattcaagactcagaCCCAGATTTTAGGGCAATAGCTTCAGCAGATGGCTTTGACATTCATTTGGTGCATCAACCACCAAACTCCCCAGATACAAACATCAATGATCTAGGGTGTTTTAGGGCAATACAGAGCCTACAAACTGAATTAGTTTGTACAAATATGGATGATCTAGTGAATGTTGTCATTAATTCATGTAATGAGTTAAGCCCAAACACTTTGAATAAAGTGTTTTTAAGCATGCAAAGTTGTATGGTTGAAATTCTGAAAGTTAAAGGGAGGAATAGCTACAAGATTCCTCATTTATGGAATGATGCATTAATTAGGCAGGATATGCTTCCCTTGAATCTCCAAGTTCTAAGTGAACTTGTTAGGGAGTGCATATCCTACCTAATTGGCAATGGAGCATTGTCAATTAATGATACACTAATGAAGGAATTGGGAGTGCATGCAGGATGCACAGATGAAATTGAGATGATGGTGCGTCATCTTCAACTTCAAGGAATTGAAGTAATGTGA
- the LOC131011930 gene encoding chaperone protein dnaJ A7A, chloroplastic-like: MTIIPCGNTWLTRWGVQPQCILRPSTTNRLLASPNCTSSRNRSLAVASQSSAFYAQESLNALFSSGPYNNRCQRRGTRLIVRAERDYYSVLGVSKNSSKSEIKSAYRKLARNYHPDVNKEAGAEDKFKEISNAYEVLSDDEKRSIYDRYGEAGLKGAGAGMGDFSNPFDLFESLFEGMGGMGGMGMGGRGSRNRAAEGEDQVYNLVLNFKEAVFGVEKEIEITRLETCSTCDGSGAKPGTKASKCSTCGGQGQVVSSARTPLGVFQQVMTCSTCGGTGENSTPCNTCGGDGRVRKSKRISLKVPAGVDSGSRLRVRSEGNAGRRGGPPGDLFVLIEVLADSVLKRDDTNILYTCKVSYTDAILGTTVKVPTVDGIVDLKIPAGTQPGTTLVMAKKGVPSLNKNNMRGDQLVKVQVEIPKRLSGEERKLIEELANLNKVKAPNSRR; encoded by the exons ATGACAATCATACCTTGTGGAAATACATGGCTGACCCGGTGGGGAGTTCAGCCTCAGTGCATACTAAGACCCTCTACTACCAATAGATTATTGGCATCCCCGAATTG tACATCAAGCAGGAATAGGTCACTGGCAGTGGCATCACAAAGTTCAGCCTTTTATGCTCAAGAATCTTTGAATGCACTTTTCAGTTCAGGGCCATACAATAATCGGTGTCAGAGAAGAGGAACTAGGCTGATTGTTAGAGCTGAGAGA GATTACTATTCTGTGCTTGGTGTGTCAAAAAATTCGAGCAAGTCTGAGATCAAAAGTG CATATCGAAAGCTGGCAAGGAACTACCATCCAGACGTGAACAA GGAAGCTGGAGCAGAAGATAAATTCAAGGAAATCAGCAATGCTTACGAG GTTTTGTCGGATGACGAGAAACGTTCTATATACGACAGGTATGGGGAGGCAGGACTTAAAGGTGCTGGCGCTGGCATGGGA GATTTCAGCAACCCatttgatctatttgagtcattGTTTGAGGGAATGGGCGGTATGGGTGGCATGGGCATGGGAGGAAGAGGCTCTCGTAACCGAGCCGCGGAGGGTGAAGACCAGGTTTATAATCTGGTATTAAACTTCAAAGAAGCTGTATTTGGTGTTGAGAAGGAGATTGAAATAACTCGTCTCGAGACCTGCAGCACCTGTGATGGATCAGGGGCAAAACCAGGTACAAAGGCATCTAAATGCAGCACGTGCGGTGGTCAAGGGCAAGTCGTCTCCTCAGCGAGGACTCCTCTGGGTGTCTTTCAACAGGTTATGACATGTTCCACCTGTGGTGGCACTGGAGAAAATTCCACTCCTTGCAATACATGTGGTGGGGATGGCCGGGTTAGGAAGTCGAAGCGCATCAGCTTGAAAGTTCCAGCCGGGGTAGATTCTGGCAGTCGTCTGAGGGTCCGCTCTGAAGGAAATGCTGGACGGAGAGGGGGGCCACCTGGGGATCTTTTCGTTCTCATAGAAGTTCTTGCAGATTCTGTTCTGAAACGAGATGACACCAACATCCTCTACACGTGTAAGGTTTCTTACACAGACGCCATCTTAGGAACCACAGTGAAAGTGCCCACAGTAGACGGGATAGTCGACCTCAAAATTCCAGCCGGCACCCAACCAGGTACGACTCTTGTTATGGCGAAAAAAGGTGTGCCGTCTCTTAACAAGAACAATATGAGGGGTGATCAACTGGTTAAAGTGCAAGTAGAGATTCCAAAACGGCTAAGTGGGGAAGAGCGGAAGCTCATTGAAGAATTGGCCAACCTGAACAAGGTGAAGGCTCCCAACAGCAGGAGATAG
- the LOC131011931 gene encoding protein PIR-like, which produces MAVPVEEAIAALSTFSLEDDQPEIQGPGFWVSTERGATISPIEYSDVSAYRLSLSEDTKAINQLNLLVREGKEMGSVLYTYRSCVKALPQLPDSMKQSQADLYLETYQVLDLEMSRLREIQRWQASASSKLAADMQRFSRPERRINGPTITHLWSMLKLLDVLVQLDHLKNAKASIPNDFSWYKRTFTQVSVQWQDTDSMREELDDLQIFLSTRWAILLNLHVEMFRVNNVEDILQVLIVFAVESLELNFALLFPERHILLRVLPVLVVLAASSEKDSESLYKRVKINRLVNIFKNDPVIPAFPDLHLSPAAILKELSTYFPKFSAQTRLLTLPSPHELPPREAQDYQRHFLIINHIGAVRAEHDDFSIRFASALNQLALLRSMDGADMEFAKEVKGNVYDMVVEGFQLLSRWTARIWEQCAWKFSRPCKEPVSTELHEPSSFSDYEKVVRYNYSADERKAMVELVSYIKGIGSLMQKSDTLVADALWETVHAEVQDFVQNILATMLRTTFRKKKDLSRILSDMRTLSADWMANTSKPDSEMQAFQHGGEESRGAFFYPRPVAPTAAQIHCLQFLIYEVVSGGNMRKPGGLFGNTGSEIPVNDLKQLETFFYKLGFFLHILDYTATIANLTDLGFLWFREFYLESSRVIQFPIECSLPWMLVDHVIESQSAGLLESVLMPFDIYNDASQHALVVLKQRFLYDEIEAEVDNCFDIFIAKLCDTIFTYYKSWAASELLDPSFLFALDIGEKFSVQPMRFTALLKITRVKLLGRTINLRDLISERLNKICRENIEFLFDRFESQDICAIVELEKLLEVLQLAHELLCKDLTLDSFTLMLSEMQENVSLVSYSSRLATQIWTEMQNDFLPNFILCNTTQRFVRSSRVPPIPVQKPSVPQAKPNFYCGTQDLNSAYQSFARLHSAFFGIPHMYSIVRLLGSRSLPWLIRALLDHVSNKMTTLEPMITGLQEVLPKSIGLLPFDGGVSGCIRVVQEHLNCWQSKSELKLEALRGIKEIGSVLYWMSLLDIVLREVDTSQFMQTAPWLGITPGVDGQAIQFQDGEDSPIIGLFKSIAVTSVSNPSFPNSSSFRVLSRQAEAADLLYKSNINAGSVLEYSLAFTSAVLDKYCTKWSVAPKTGFVDITTSKDFYRIYSGLQMEYLHEAVQVQPGHHGMLGDSVAWGGCTIIYLLGQQLHFELFDFSHQVLNVAEVEVASITSAHRNSHFLQGFEGLLEAMKKARRLNNHVFSMLKARCPLEDKQACAIRQSGAPLHRVKFENTVSAFETLPQKGA; this is translated from the exons ATGGCAGTCCCAGTAGAGGAAGCCATTGCTGCACTGTCCACATTTTCATTGGAG GACGATCAACCAGAAATTCAAGGGCCTGGATTTTGGGTGTCAACTGAGAGAGGTGCAACTATTAGTCCAATTG AATATAGTGATGTTTCCGCCTATCGCTTATCTTTATCTGAGGACACTAAAGCCATTAATCAGCTG AATTTGCTTGTCCGAGAAGGCAAGGAAATGGGTTCAGTGCTTTATACATACCGGAGTTGTGTTAAAGCCCTTCCACAG CTTCCAGATTCTATGAAGCAAAGTCAGGCTGACTTGTATCTGGAAACTTACCAAGTTTTAGACCTAGAGATGAGCCGTTTGCGCGAAATTCAGCGATGGCAAGCATCAGCTTCATCGAAA CTAGCAGCTGATATGCAACGTTTCTCTAGACCAGAGCGACGCATCAATGGTCCTACCATAACACATCTCTG GTCGATGCTGAAGTTACTAGATGTGTTAGTCCAACTTGATCATCTAAAAAATGCAAAGGCTAGCATTCCTAATGACTTCTCTTGGTACAAAAG GACATTTACACAAGTTAGCGTGCAGTGGCAAGATACTGATTCAATGAGGGAAGAGCTAGATGACTTACAG ATCTTTCTCAGTACAAGGTGGGCAATTTTGTTGAATTTGCACGTTGAGATGTTCAGGGTCAACAA TGTTGAAGACATTCTCCAAGTTCTCATAGTTTTTGCTGTTGAGTCACTGGAGTTGAATTTCGCCCTTCTCTTTCCAGAGCGCCACATTCTTCTCCGTGTTTTGCCTGTTCTTGTTGTCTTGGCAGCTTCATCAGAAAAAGATAGCGAGTCTCTGTACAAGAGAGTAAAAATCAACAGATTGGTCAATATATTTAAG AATGATCCAGTCATCCCTGCATTTCCAGATCTTCATCTTTCTCCGGCTGCGATACTAAAAGAGTTGTCAACATACTTCCCAAAATTTTCGGCTCAAACTCGACTTCTCACTCTTCCTTCACCCCATGAGCTGCCACCTCGCGAAGCACAAGA TTATCAGCGTCACTTTTTAATCATCAACCACATTGGGGCAGTTCGTGCTGAACATGACGACTTCTCCATTCGTTTTGCTTCTGCCTTGAATCAG CTTGCTCTATTAAGATCAATGGATGGTGCAGATATGGAGTTTGCAAAGGAAGTCAAAGGAAATGTCTATGATATGGTTGTTGAAGGTTTTCAACTCCTAAGTAGATGGACTGCACGTATTTGGGAACAGTGTGCATGGAAATTTTCACGACCGTGCAAGGAGCCCGTTTCCACAGAGTTGCATGAGCCATCATCTTTTTCTGACTATGAGAAG GTGGTAAGATATAATTATAGTGCCGACGAAAGAAAAGCCATGGTAGAACTTGTGAGCTATATCAAGGGAATTGGGTCATTGATGCAGAAGTCTGACACACTAGTCGCAGATGCCTTGTGGGAAACTGTTCATGCAGAGGTCCAAGATTTTGTGCAAAATATACTTGCCACTATGCTGCGGACTACCTTCCGTAAGAAGAAGGACCTTTCTag GATTCTTTCTGATATGCGTACACTTTCAGCTGATTGGATGGCAAATACAAGCAAACCTGATTCTGAAATGCAAGCATTCCAGCATGGAGGTGAAGAAAGTAGAGGAGCCTTCTTTTATCCAAGACCAGTAGCACCTACAGCTGCACAG ATCCATTGTTTACAATTCTTGATATACGAGGTGGTATCAGGTGGCAACATGAGGAAGCCTGGTGGCCTTTTTGGCAATACTGGTTCTGAAATTCCTGTCAATGATTTGAAGCAGTTGGAAACATTCTTCTACAAGCTTGGATTTTTCTTGCATATATTAGACTATACAG CAACTATTGCAAACTTGACAGATCTTGGTTTCTTATGGTTCAGGGAATTTTATTTGGAATCTTCTCGGGTTATCCAG TTTCCTATTGAATGTTCCCTTCCTTGGATGCTGGTGGATCATGTAATAGAGTCTCAAAGTGCTGGTCTTCTTGAGAGTGTATTGATGCCCTTTGACATCTATAATGATGCTTCTCAGCATGCGCTTGTAGTCCTCAAGCAACGATTCCTTTATGATGAAATTGAAGCAGAG GTGGACAATTGCTTTGACATATTTATAGCAAAATTATGCGACACCATCTTCACATACTATAAGAGTTGGGCAGCAAG TGAGCTGCTGGATCCATCATTCTTGTTTGCCTTAGACATTGGTGAGAAGTTTTCAGTTCAACCAATGAGATTCACTGCACTATTAAAGATTACTAGAGTGAAG TTGCTTGGAAGGACTATCAACTTGAGAGATTTGATCTCTGAAAGGCTAAACAAAATATGTCGGGAGAACATtgaatttttgtttgatcgaTTTGAGTCTCAGGATATATGCGCTATTGTG GAATTGGAAAAGCTCCTTGAAGTCTTGCAACTTGCTCATGAATTACTTTGCAAAGATCTGACTCTTGATTCATTTACTCTCATGTTGAGTGAGATGCAAGAGAATGTATCTCTTGTTTCTTATTCTAGCCGACTTGCAACACAG ATTTGGACAGAGATGCAAAATGACTTTTTACCAAACTTTATCCTGTGTAATACAACTCAGCGCTTTGTTAGATCATCAAGAGTGCCTCCTATTCCTGTTCAAAAACCATCAGTTCCACAGGCAAAGCCAAACTTCTATTGTGGTACCCAA GACCTAAATTCTGCATACCAGAGCTTTGCCCGATTACACAGTGCATTTTTTGGCATTCCTCACATGTACTCCATTGTCAGACTTCTGGGGTCCAGATCATTACCATGGCTTATCCGAGCACTATTAGATCATGTGTCAAATAAG ATGACAACTCTTGAACCAATGATCACCGGCTTGCAAGAGGTTCTACCTAAGTCTATAGGACTGCTTCCTTTTGATGGTGGTGTATCAG GTTGTATAAGGGTTGTTCAGGAACATCTTAATTGCTGGCAGTCGAAATCAGAACTGAAACTTGAGGCTCTTCGTGGAATAAAGGAAATAGGAAGCGTCCTGTACTGGATGAGTCTGCTTGATATTGTTCTG AGAGAAGTAGACACTAGCCAATTCATGCAAACTGCTCCTTGGCTGGGTATAACTCCTGGTGTGGATGGACAAGCAATACAATTCCAGGATGGTGAAGATAGCCCTATCATTGGTCTATTTAAATCGATAGCAGTTACAAGTGTTTCGAATCCTAGCTTCCCGAATTCATCATCTTTCAGAGTCCTGTCAAGACAAGCAGAAGCTGCtg aCCTGTTATACAAGTCAAACATTAATGCCGGAAGTGTGCTGGAATATTCACTTGCTTTTACAAGTGCAGTATTAGATAAATATTGTACCAAATGGAGCGTGGCACCGAAGACAGGATTTGTCGATATTACTACTTCCAAGGACTTCTATCGTATATATAGTGGCCTCCAAATG GAATACCTACATGAAGCTGTTCAGGTACAACCAGGCCATCATGGAATGCTGGGGGATTCAGTTGCTTGGGGTGGCTGCACAATAATATACTTACTCGGCCAACAATTGCATTTTGAGCTGTTCGACTTCTCACACCAAGTCCTCAACGTTGCAGAGGTCGAGGTTGCATCAATCACATCAGCCCATAGGAATTCACACTTCCTCCAA GGTTTCGAAGGCCTATTGGAAGCCATGAAGAAAGCGAGAAGACTGAATAATCATGTTTTCTCAATGTTGAAAGCACGCTGTCCATTGGAGGACAAGCAAGCTTGCGCGATCAGGCAAAGTGGGGCGCCACTGCATCGAGTCAAGTTTGAGAATACTGTCTCCGCCTTCGAAACATTGCCTCAGAAAGGTGCCTGA